The Phormidium sp. PBR-2020 DNA segment CTAGCCTTGGATGCCGGACAGATTGGCACCTGGGATTGGACATTTGGTGATGTTGCCCATTGGGATCAACGAATGTACGATTTGCTGGGACTCTCTAACTTAGAAGGAGATCCCAGCTATGAGGATTGGATCAGTCTCGTTGAGCCGGAGGATCGCCCCCACTTGGAAACTGCCATGAACGCCGCCTTACAACAGGGAACCCCGATTGATCTCGAATTTCGGATTCGCCGACCTGATGGGGAACAGCGATGGCTTCGGGAAGCGGCTTTAATCCAACGGGATGCAGAAGGAACCCCCATTCGCATGACGGGGATTGACTATGACATTACCGATCGCAAACAGGCAGAGTTAGCCCTACAAGCAAGCGAGGCCAAATACCGAACGATCATCGAAACCACCCTAGAAGGCGTGTGGGTCTTAGATGGCCAAAATCAGACTTGCTTCGTCAATCAACAACTGGCGACCATGCTGGGCTATCCCATCGAAGACCTCCTGGGAACGCCTTTTGAGGATTACCTCCTCGAGGAAGAAGACGGATTCGCTCAAGTTCATGTCAGCGCGCTCTCTCAACAGCGTCGAGCGGCCCTATCGCGGCGGGATGGAACCCCCCTTTGGGTTCTGATCTCCAGTACCGCCCAATTTAAGTCCCAGGGAGAGTATGACGGCTGTATTAAACTGCTCAGCGACATTACACCGATGGTCGAGATTGAGGCGAACTTGCGGGAGTCTGAGTCCCAGTTAAGTGGGGTTCTCAATAGCTCCCTCGATGGCATTATGGCCTTTCAAGCCTTGCGAGATGCCCAAGAAACTATCGTCGATTTCATCTGGCTGTTGAGTAATCCTCAGGCGGGGAAACTGCTGGGGCGATCGCCCGAGGATCTAGTCGGAAAACGGCTCCTAGAAGAAATGCCCGGGAATAAAACCGACGGACTCTTTGATGCCTATGTTCAGGTGGTGGAATCAGCAGAGCCGTTTGTTAAAGAGTTCTATTATCAACATGAGGGAATTGACTGTTGGTTTGAGACCATCGCCGTCAAACTCGGAGATGGCTTTACGGTGACGTTTCGGGATGTTACCCAAGCCAAACGGTCGGAAAAAGCCCTGCAACAGGCTAATCAAAACTTAGAACAGCATCTAACCGACCTCAAAGAACGCCATCAGGAAATGCTGCTCCTAAGTCAAATCAATGAGTTCCTACAAGCCTGTCTAACGGTTGACGAGGTCTATCAAACCCTAAGCTGTTTCATTGCGCGCCTCTTTCCCCATTGTAGTGGAGCGTTATTTGAGGTGAATCCCTCGAACTCCCGCATCGAGAAAGTTTCCCAGTGGGGAGAGGCCATCGAGTCTCAGGAGCAGTTCCAGATTGAGGATTGCTGGGCATTGCGGCGAGGTCGTCCCTACTACCTTCATTGGCATAGTACCAGCCCCCGCTGTCATCATCTGCATAATGCGGAAAATTTAGCGGTAACCTTTTGCATCCCCATCATCGCTCAGGGGGAGACCTTTGGGCTATTTTATCTCGAAACCCGGACGGAGAGCGTCCTCGGTGAAGTCAAGCAGCAACTGGCACAAACCCTCTGTGAACAACTGGGGTTAGCCATCGCGAACCTGAAGCTACGAGAAACCCTACATCGTCAGAGTATCCGCGATCCCCTGACGGGGTTATTTAACCGTCGCTATTTGCAAGAAAACTTTGAACAGGCCATCGCCCGCAGTCAAAGGACCCAAGAGCCGATTGGGGTCATCCTCTTGGATATCGACCACTTTAAGACCTTCAACGACACCTACGGTCATGAGTTTGGCGATCAAGTCTTGCAACGGATGAGTGAGCTATTAACCCGCCACTGTCGAGCCTCTGATATTCCCTGTCGCTATGGGGGTGAGGAAATGATGCTACTTTTGCCCGGTTGTCCCCTCGATGTCAGCCGCGATCGCGCGGAAGCCTTGCGGGTCGCCATTACCCAAGAGGCTCTATACTATCAAGGCCAAGCCATTGGCTCTATCAGCGCCTCCTTCGGCGTCGCCGTTTTTCCCCAACAGGGAACGACAGCATCAGCGGTCATTCAGAGTGCCGATGCTGCCCTTTACCGAGCCAAGGCCGCCGGACGTAACTGCGTCATGACGGCCCCGTGAGCTGGGTTCCCTCCTCAGCCAACTCAGTCCCTAGCGTGACGTCGCCACCAGAGACGTCGAGGCGGCGGGAGACGCGTCCACCATGGGCGCACTCAAGGCCTCGTCAAGTTCGGCACGGCCGAGCCGTTCCTCTAAGATATCCATCACCTCCCGGCCAAAATCATTAGCATTGCGTTGCCAGGCTTCCAGACAAACCTCCCCGAAAAAGGAGCCGAGGGGTTCCGGGTTCCACAGGAGTTTCCGAGCCGTCCAGGGCATCAAACTCATGGGGTTATAATCCGGTTTCAACACCTCTTGCTCTAAGGCGTAGTCTTCGAGGTGAGTATGGGGTTGCAGGCCAATGAAGAAAATCGCCGGTTCGACCTTTTCGCGCCCAAAAATCGCTTCGAGTTCCCGATGATAGGCGATGGTTTGGCGAATGGTCTCATAGGTCTCGTCAATGACGTTAAAGGAGTAGTTAACGGAGACCAAATCATTAAACCCCGCCGCTTTGAGATCGCGGCAGTTTTCCAACACCACCCGCAGGTTATAGCCCATACGCATTTTGCGGACTAACTCCTGAGAGCCACTGGTGATGCCAATTTCAAAGTAATTCATCCCCGTTTTGACCATTAGATCACAGAGTTCGGGGGTCAGGTTATCGGCACGGATATAGGCCGCCCAATGGATATCCTCCATCCCCGAATCAATGATTTTTTGCAGGAGTTCAATGGCATCCTGGATATAGCGACGAGCGGGGATAAACTGGGCATCGGTGAACCAGAAGTTACGAATGCCGCGATCATAGAGTTGGCGCATCTCGGCCACCACTTCATCGGCGGGGTTAATGCGGACTTGTTTCCCCTCAATCACGGTATAAACGCAGTAACAGCAGTTATGGGGACAACCGCGTTTGGTTTGAACCCCGAGATAGAAGTCTTGATCGAGGAAGTAATAGTTAAATTGGTTCCAGATGCTGGCGATGTAGTCGTAATTGCAGGCGGTTTTCTCGATGGGAGCGGGTTTTTCATGAATGAGCCGCTCTCGGGGTTGAGTTTCCCCGGCGATGTAACAGCGTTCGTCCTGAAACGCTTGTCCCCGCAGCAGTTTTTCGAGCAGGGCCTCTCCTTCTCCCACGGAGATAATGCTCCCTTTGGGGAGACTACGACCAAGTTGTTCGTAAAAGACGCTGACGGCCCCGCCTCCCACGACGACACGGGCCTCGGGGTGATAGCGACGGGCCCGTTTTAAGCCGCGACGAATCAGTCCCTGGTTACGCCATAACTCGCCATAGTAGGAACCGGCCAGGCGCAATCCCCCGATGGCTCCGCGCAATTTGACGAGAGGGTTGGTGGCGTAGTAAAACTCAAAGGCATTCTGCAAAGGATTGCCACCACGCCCACCTACGGGCGCGTAGATCTGAATGTCCCGCCAGGAAAAGACCAGTAACTGAGGTTTAAACTCGTCAATGCACTGGTCTAAGGCTCCATTGAAGTCTAGAGGCGGGATGGCCCCGAGGTCGAAAATTCGCTGGTTCACCTCGGGGAAGAGTTTATGTAGATGGTCCGCTAGGTAAACGACCCCAATGGGAAAGATGGGGTTACAGGGGAGGCGGACATAGAGGACGCGATCAATGTTCGTCGTCATAAAGATGCTTCATATATCTTTGCTTTTCACCATAACACTTGTGCCAAATCCTTGCTCAATGGGACAATGAGGAGCAACCTTGGCGGGGATGGAGGGATAAATCGAAAAAAAAAATAAAAATTTTGCCCCAAGGACCCCCCGTTCAAATGGGCGTCTCAGGGCGTAAACTCCCCTGTTCCCCCCAGGGAGGACGTGGGAGAATTTTTTTGTGGCGATCGCCTCGAAATTTCGGACAAGGCCCTCCGAAGCCGCTGAATCTTGATATCTCGGACTCAGAGGGACAAATGGGAGGGTCTTATTTTTTGGAGAGTTGGTATTCGCTTTTACAGCCACTCGGGATCGCAAGGTGTTAGTCTTCAGATATAAC contains these protein-coding regions:
- a CDS encoding PAS domain S-box protein, producing the protein MSLIPEPRDTQRTAKGTRSSIPLTSDDSSHCTWGELIARSALRIRQSLQLHEILQTTVDEVQALLECDRVLFYQIYDQEWGEVVVEAVSDPIWSLQKRRIQDLCFHRRHHVEPQDTLRAIADVKQSHLDPCYLDFLSRLQTQATLVILLFQNDQVWGLLAAHHCCATRDWNASEIEGFRQIATHSEVAINQANLLEELAATKAQLEVEVSNNNVAIATVNQQLKQKNKALQHAVEGIAYLNPQGYYQTVNPAYARICGYAPEQLIGHSWQPTVHPDDIPIVKESYQTMLRTGKVELEVRGLRRDNSLFYKHLYLVADYDQDGEFVGHYCFIKDITQRKESELKLQAKTEELDRFFSVALDLLCIANTRGEFVRLNSQWQKTLGYPLEHLEGQNCLQYIHPEDLDKTRSQLSRLANQEQVLNFVNRYRCQDGSYRSLEWRSVPVGDLIYSAARDITESLNYQTQLEALSTRLNLALDAGQIGTWDWTFGDVAHWDQRMYDLLGLSNLEGDPSYEDWISLVEPEDRPHLETAMNAALQQGTPIDLEFRIRRPDGEQRWLREAALIQRDAEGTPIRMTGIDYDITDRKQAELALQASEAKYRTIIETTLEGVWVLDGQNQTCFVNQQLATMLGYPIEDLLGTPFEDYLLEEEDGFAQVHVSALSQQRRAALSRRDGTPLWVLISSTAQFKSQGEYDGCIKLLSDITPMVEIEANLRESESQLSGVLNSSLDGIMAFQALRDAQETIVDFIWLLSNPQAGKLLGRSPEDLVGKRLLEEMPGNKTDGLFDAYVQVVESAEPFVKEFYYQHEGIDCWFETIAVKLGDGFTVTFRDVTQAKRSEKALQQANQNLEQHLTDLKERHQEMLLLSQINEFLQACLTVDEVYQTLSCFIARLFPHCSGALFEVNPSNSRIEKVSQWGEAIESQEQFQIEDCWALRRGRPYYLHWHSTSPRCHHLHNAENLAVTFCIPIIAQGETFGLFYLETRTESVLGEVKQQLAQTLCEQLGLAIANLKLRETLHRQSIRDPLTGLFNRRYLQENFEQAIARSQRTQEPIGVILLDIDHFKTFNDTYGHEFGDQVLQRMSELLTRHCRASDIPCRYGGEEMMLLLPGCPLDVSRDRAEALRVAITQEALYYQGQAIGSISASFGVAVFPQQGTTASAVIQSADAALYRAKAAGRNCVMTAP
- a CDS encoding B12-binding domain-containing radical SAM protein — protein: MTTNIDRVLYVRLPCNPIFPIGVVYLADHLHKLFPEVNQRIFDLGAIPPLDFNGALDQCIDEFKPQLLVFSWRDIQIYAPVGGRGGNPLQNAFEFYYATNPLVKLRGAIGGLRLAGSYYGELWRNQGLIRRGLKRARRYHPEARVVVGGGAVSVFYEQLGRSLPKGSIISVGEGEALLEKLLRGQAFQDERCYIAGETQPRERLIHEKPAPIEKTACNYDYIASIWNQFNYYFLDQDFYLGVQTKRGCPHNCCYCVYTVIEGKQVRINPADEVVAEMRQLYDRGIRNFWFTDAQFIPARRYIQDAIELLQKIIDSGMEDIHWAAYIRADNLTPELCDLMVKTGMNYFEIGITSGSQELVRKMRMGYNLRVVLENCRDLKAAGFNDLVSVNYSFNVIDETYETIRQTIAYHRELEAIFGREKVEPAIFFIGLQPHTHLEDYALEQEVLKPDYNPMSLMPWTARKLLWNPEPLGSFFGEVCLEAWQRNANDFGREVMDILEERLGRAELDEALSAPMVDASPAASTSLVATSR